The following are encoded in a window of Cystobacter ferrugineus genomic DNA:
- a CDS encoding enoyl-CoA hydratase/isomerase family protein: MRPSALHVEERDEVLVLTLSNPARRNALDDEQVARLDAALASAPGRARAVLLQGEAGAFCSGYDLNLLSAPSADRLPDDALMVCLERLEALPLPSVALVRGAAFGAGFDLAAACDFRVGGEDALFSMPPARLGIVYSPAGLTRAARLVGVARAKNLFLTGRRLDAREALAWGLLDECLPGDEADARALELCQTLAAQAPLAVAGMKEAFRLLTRPALSEEEVSRLREVRARAFASEDAREGRAAFLEKRPPRFRGQ; this comes from the coding sequence GTGCGGCCGTCCGCCTTGCACGTGGAGGAGCGGGACGAGGTGCTCGTGCTCACCTTGTCCAACCCGGCGCGGCGCAACGCGCTCGATGACGAGCAGGTGGCGCGGTTGGACGCGGCGCTGGCCTCGGCTCCGGGCCGGGCGCGCGCCGTGCTCCTCCAGGGCGAGGCGGGGGCCTTCTGTTCGGGCTATGACCTGAACCTGCTGTCGGCGCCGTCGGCGGATCGCCTGCCGGATGATGCGCTGATGGTGTGCCTGGAGCGGCTGGAGGCCCTGCCGCTGCCGAGTGTCGCCCTCGTGCGTGGGGCGGCCTTTGGCGCGGGCTTCGATCTGGCGGCCGCATGTGACTTCCGCGTGGGGGGCGAGGACGCGCTCTTCAGCATGCCTCCGGCGCGGCTGGGCATCGTCTACTCCCCGGCGGGGCTGACGCGCGCGGCCCGGCTGGTGGGGGTGGCGCGTGCCAAGAACCTGTTTCTCACCGGGCGCCGGCTGGACGCTCGGGAGGCGCTGGCCTGGGGCCTGTTGGATGAGTGCCTTCCCGGGGACGAGGCCGACGCGCGGGCCCTGGAGCTGTGCCAGACGCTCGCCGCCCAGGCGCCATTGGCGGTGGCGGGGATGAAGGAGGCGTTCCGGCTGCTCACTCGGCCCGCGCTGTCCGAGGAGGAAGTGTCCCGGTTGCGCGAGGTGCGGGCGCGGGCCTTCGCGAGCGAGGATGCCCGCGAGGGCAGGGCGGCGTTCCTGGAGAAGCGCCCGCCCCGTTTCCGCGGCCAGTGA
- a CDS encoding biotin/lipoyl-binding carrier protein: MADVAAHITGTVWKIEVKVGQQVSAGDTLVILESMKMEMPVDAEEGGTVKEIRCKESQPVNEGDVLVVLG, from the coding sequence ATGGCGGACGTGGCGGCGCACATCACCGGGACGGTGTGGAAGATCGAGGTCAAGGTCGGGCAGCAGGTCTCCGCGGGAGACACGCTCGTCATCCTCGAGTCCATGAAGATGGAAATGCCGGTGGACGCGGAGGAGGGCGGGACGGTGAAGGAGATCCGGTGCAAGGAGTCCCAGCCCGTCAACGAGGGCGATGTCCTCGTGGTGCTCGGGTAG
- a CDS encoding acetyl-CoA carboxylase biotin carboxylase subunit, producing the protein MFKKLLIANRGEIARRINTVAKGMGIRTVAVYSDADAELPFVREADEAVRLGPAPARDSYLNIPALLEAAKATGAEAVHPGYGFVSESAEFASACHAAGITFVGPPPEAMLRMKDKSQARKLVSAAGVPVVPGTEDVLPDVEAARAAAERIGYPVLCKAAGGGGGIGMAAANSPAELEKVFRQCTDRAKAAFGREGVYIERYFPAPRHIEVQILGDHHGHLIHGLERECSIQRRHQKVVEEAPSPLFAEGRNAALADKLFTAALTAARAFGYANAGTVEFLYSDGDIFFIEMNARLQVEHPVTELTTGLDLIGWQLRIAAGERLTVKQEDVKRRGAALEFRIYAEDPVKFFPSPGPLKVYQPPTGEGVRLDSGYAEGNTVTPNYDPMIAKLIVSGATRAEAIERSIQALEGFRIEGIKTNIPLHLRILRDPVFRAGDLNTRFLEQHAKP; encoded by the coding sequence ATGTTCAAGAAGCTGCTCATCGCCAACCGGGGTGAGATCGCCCGACGCATCAACACGGTGGCCAAGGGGATGGGGATTCGCACCGTGGCCGTCTATTCGGACGCGGACGCGGAGCTGCCGTTCGTGCGCGAGGCGGACGAGGCGGTGCGCCTGGGGCCGGCGCCCGCGCGGGACAGCTATCTGAACATCCCGGCGTTGCTCGAGGCGGCGAAGGCCACGGGAGCGGAGGCGGTGCATCCCGGCTACGGCTTCGTGTCGGAGAGCGCCGAGTTCGCCAGCGCGTGCCATGCCGCCGGCATCACCTTCGTGGGTCCTCCGCCCGAGGCGATGCTGCGCATGAAGGACAAGAGCCAGGCGCGCAAGCTCGTGTCCGCCGCGGGCGTGCCCGTGGTGCCCGGGACCGAGGACGTGCTGCCGGACGTGGAGGCCGCGCGCGCGGCCGCCGAGCGCATCGGCTACCCGGTGCTGTGCAAGGCCGCGGGCGGTGGCGGTGGCATCGGCATGGCCGCGGCGAACTCTCCCGCCGAACTGGAGAAGGTCTTCCGTCAGTGCACGGATCGGGCGAAGGCCGCCTTCGGCCGCGAGGGCGTCTACATCGAGCGCTACTTCCCGGCGCCACGTCACATCGAGGTGCAGATCCTCGGGGATCATCACGGCCACCTCATCCACGGCCTGGAGCGCGAGTGCTCCATCCAGCGCCGGCACCAGAAGGTGGTGGAGGAGGCGCCCTCGCCGCTGTTCGCGGAGGGGCGCAACGCGGCGCTGGCCGACAAGCTGTTCACGGCGGCCCTCACCGCGGCTCGGGCCTTCGGCTACGCCAATGCCGGCACGGTGGAGTTCCTCTACTCGGACGGGGACATCTTCTTCATCGAGATGAACGCGCGGCTCCAGGTGGAGCACCCGGTGACGGAGCTGACCACGGGGTTGGATCTCATCGGCTGGCAGTTGCGCATCGCGGCCGGCGAGCGGCTCACGGTGAAGCAGGAGGACGTGAAGCGGCGCGGGGCGGCGCTCGAGTTCCGCATCTACGCGGAGGATCCGGTGAAGTTTTTCCCCTCGCCGGGGCCGCTCAAGGTGTACCAGCCGCCCACGGGTGAAGGCGTGCGCCTGGACTCGGGCTACGCCGAGGGCAACACCGTCACGCCGAACTACGATCCGATGATCGCCAAGCTCATCGTCTCCGGGGCCACGCGCGCCGAGGCCATCGAGCGCTCCATCCAGGCACTGGAGGGCTTCCGCATCGAGGGCATCAAGACGAACATCCCCCTGCACCTGCGCATCCTGCGCGACCCGGTCTTCCGCGCGGGAGACCTGAACACGCGCTTCCTGGAGCAGCACGCGAAGCCGTAG
- the ftsZ gene encoding cell division protein FtsZ, with amino-acid sequence MDQFEQNKQAAKIRVIGVGGAGCNAVNTMIMAKLERVDFIAANTDVQALAASKAPTRLQLGQTLTKGLGAGANPEMGREAALESRDQIASMIEGADMVFVTAGMGGGTGTGAAPIIADIAKSLGCLTVGVVTKPFLFEGNKRRKQAEQGLVELKAAVDTLITIPNQRLLTLSTAPMPLLETFKRADEVLLNAVQGISDLIQYHGYINVDFADVKTIMSDKGLALMGTGQATGDKRALSAMQQAISSPLLEDISIDGATGLLINITGGRDMTLQEVNEALTLVHDAADPDAEIIFGSLIDENISDEVKITIIATGFVSRDAKVRQPAPVVQVPVTTRPTPASLTAAREEVASLVPAKAGSRTLAQAEGRSLSSRTAVVKDAALPLDEDQFDIPTFLRRQGQTEMP; translated from the coding sequence ATGGACCAGTTCGAGCAGAACAAGCAGGCCGCCAAGATTCGCGTCATCGGCGTGGGGGGCGCTGGATGCAACGCGGTCAACACGATGATCATGGCGAAGCTTGAGCGTGTCGACTTCATTGCCGCCAACACCGATGTACAGGCACTGGCGGCGAGCAAGGCACCGACGCGGCTGCAGCTCGGACAGACGTTGACGAAGGGCCTGGGCGCGGGCGCCAACCCGGAGATGGGCCGTGAGGCCGCGCTCGAGTCGCGCGATCAGATCGCCTCGATGATCGAGGGCGCGGACATGGTGTTCGTCACCGCCGGCATGGGTGGTGGCACGGGGACGGGCGCGGCGCCCATCATCGCGGACATCGCCAAGAGCCTGGGTTGCCTCACCGTGGGCGTGGTGACCAAGCCCTTCCTCTTCGAGGGCAACAAGCGCCGCAAGCAGGCGGAGCAGGGCCTCGTGGAGCTCAAGGCCGCGGTGGACACGCTCATCACCATCCCCAACCAGCGCCTGCTCACGCTGAGCACCGCCCCCATGCCGCTCCTGGAGACCTTCAAGCGCGCCGATGAGGTGCTCCTCAACGCCGTGCAGGGCATCTCCGATCTCATCCAGTACCACGGCTACATCAACGTGGACTTCGCCGACGTGAAGACCATCATGAGCGACAAGGGTCTGGCGCTCATGGGCACCGGTCAGGCCACCGGCGACAAGCGCGCGCTCAGCGCCATGCAGCAGGCCATCTCCAGCCCGCTGCTCGAGGACATCTCCATCGACGGCGCCACCGGCCTGCTCATCAACATCACCGGCGGACGCGACATGACCCTCCAGGAGGTCAACGAGGCGCTCACGCTGGTGCACGACGCGGCGGACCCGGACGCGGAGATCATCTTCGGCTCGCTCATCGACGAGAACATCTCGGACGAGGTGAAGATCACCATCATCGCCACGGGCTTCGTCTCGCGCGACGCCAAGGTGCGCCAGCCGGCGCCGGTGGTGCAGGTGCCCGTCACCACGCGCCCCACGCCCGCCTCGCTGACCGCGGCGCGCGAGGAGGTGGCCAGCCTGGTGCCCGCCAAGGCTGGCTCACGGACCCTGGCCCAGGCCGAGGGCCGCTCGCTGTCCAGCCGCACCGCGGTGGTGAAGGACGCGGCCCTGCCCCTGGACGAGGATCAGTTCGACATCCCGACGTTCCTGCGCCGTCAGGGTCAGACCGAGATGCCGTGA
- a CDS encoding ATP-binding protein: MDEGLTGGGEMLARIRAFDWTRTPLGPLERWPQSLKTAVSICLDSRFPMIVRWGEELIALYNDAYIPILGRKHPGALGSPGLSRALWGDPETRTIIEPMLRGVLARGEATWSNDQLIIFQRHGFAEEAYLTFSYSPIRVESGEVGGVFTAVSETTRKVLGERRLRVLRELSARASAETTLPGTYAAALSVLGSASHDVPFCLLYMLDAAGTTATLAGLGGDVPNEAAPRRIAVHALEAPWPLTRAWTGAVEVELARLGPWASALPGGPWPEPARQALLLPIRPTGEKNPSGFLVAGTSPRLPLDDNYRGFLSQVADHLSHAIARVHAYEEERRRAESLAELDRAKTVFFSNVSHEFRTPLTLMLGPLEELRSGVLGTLTPPQHARLDTLHRNALRLLKLVNSLLDFSRLEAGRVQARFVPTDLAGLTRGLASAFRSATEQAGLTLTIDCPTLPEPLYVDRDSWEKIVLNLLSNAFKFTFEGGITVRLRPDDGRAVLEVEDTGTGIPAEALPHLFERFYRVEGARSRTQEGSGIGLALVQELVKLHGGTLSVASTPGQGTRFTVMLPTGRAHLPAERIGDTPAPRSSDSSAAPFVDEALRGLPRPRTPPAEETAGQGRILLVDDTPDMRGYVSGLLLGAGHTVETVSDGLQALAAVRERRPDLILTDAMMPGLDGFGLLRELRASERTRTLPVILLSARAGEESRVEGLSQGADDYLVKPFSARELLTRVRTQLELSRLRATLKSEKFRAFVLNVPGAVYECQPESPWRFSFMSEPVLALTGHSASEFLAGLTWAPLVHPEDLSSVETRIAQAVEQHEPYELEYRLRHADGTTRWVSEVGRAVYDEAGQAYCLEGIIFDITERKAAEESLQHYQRQLTRTLAENATSALYMTDGESRCTYMNPAAERMTGHVFADVQGQRLHDFIHPSQPGAAVCTGTCALERLLTGPGTRGGTHEDLFVRTSGTALPVAVAASPLLREGQRVGTVLEARDLTGQKRAEAALLEAQHRKDEFLAMLAHELRNPMAPIRAALKLIAARAALDDKGRHAIEIIERQTTNLARLVDDLLDVSRITRGHIELRKTLVELPAIIESALQSVQPLLDERRHEVSVTLPRKPPRTFGDAIRLEQIVVNLLTNAAKYTEPGGTLRVGLERAGAEAEIRVKDTGIGISPEMLGRVFNLFEQAERPLDRSQGGLGIGLTMVKNLVEMHGGTIEARSEGLGQGSEFIVRLPLAEEPSAPRPAPDTRVDPPPSSARRILVVDDNLDAADTLAELLQTWEHTVWQAHDGLAALQAVEEHRPDIVLLDIGLPGMDGYEVARRLRSGPLGQQLTLVALTGYGQASDRHRALEAGFDQHFVKPVDIDGLQKFIEQRPARGAR, from the coding sequence TTGGACGAAGGACTGACTGGCGGGGGGGAGATGCTGGCGCGCATCCGCGCCTTCGACTGGACCCGGACCCCGCTCGGTCCTCTCGAGCGCTGGCCCCAGAGCCTGAAGACGGCGGTGAGCATCTGCCTGGACTCACGCTTCCCCATGATCGTCCGCTGGGGCGAGGAACTCATCGCGCTCTACAACGACGCCTATATCCCCATCCTCGGCCGCAAGCACCCCGGAGCGCTCGGCAGTCCCGGACTGTCGCGGGCGTTGTGGGGAGACCCGGAGACCCGCACCATCATCGAGCCCATGTTGCGCGGCGTGCTCGCCCGGGGCGAGGCCACCTGGTCCAACGATCAGCTCATCATCTTCCAGCGCCACGGCTTCGCCGAGGAGGCCTACCTCACCTTCTCCTATAGCCCCATCCGCGTGGAGTCCGGAGAGGTGGGCGGCGTCTTCACCGCCGTGAGCGAAACGACCCGGAAGGTGCTGGGCGAGCGGCGCCTGCGCGTGCTGCGCGAGCTGTCGGCACGCGCGTCCGCGGAGACCACCCTGCCGGGCACCTACGCGGCGGCCCTGTCCGTGCTCGGCTCCGCTTCACACGACGTACCCTTCTGCCTGCTGTACATGCTCGACGCGGCGGGGACGACGGCCACCCTCGCGGGACTGGGCGGCGACGTTCCCAACGAGGCGGCACCCAGGCGCATCGCGGTGCATGCGCTCGAGGCCCCATGGCCCCTGACACGGGCCTGGACCGGAGCCGTGGAGGTAGAGCTCGCGCGGCTGGGACCCTGGGCGAGCGCCCTCCCCGGAGGCCCCTGGCCCGAGCCAGCACGTCAGGCCCTGCTGCTGCCCATCCGTCCCACCGGCGAGAAGAACCCCTCGGGATTCCTGGTCGCCGGCACCAGCCCCCGGCTGCCGCTGGACGACAACTACCGCGGCTTCCTCTCCCAGGTGGCCGACCACCTCTCCCACGCCATCGCCCGGGTGCATGCCTACGAGGAAGAGCGCCGACGCGCCGAGTCCCTCGCCGAGCTGGACCGCGCGAAGACCGTCTTCTTCAGCAACGTGAGCCATGAGTTCCGCACTCCCCTCACGCTCATGCTCGGCCCCCTGGAGGAGCTGCGCTCGGGAGTCCTCGGCACCTTGACGCCTCCCCAACACGCGCGGCTCGACACGCTCCATCGCAACGCCCTGCGGCTGCTCAAGCTCGTCAACTCGCTGCTGGACTTCTCTCGCCTCGAGGCCGGGCGCGTCCAGGCCCGCTTCGTTCCCACGGACCTGGCCGGGCTCACCCGCGGCCTCGCGAGCGCCTTCCGCTCCGCCACCGAGCAGGCCGGCCTCACGCTGACGATCGACTGTCCCACGCTGCCCGAGCCCCTCTACGTGGACCGGGACTCGTGGGAGAAGATCGTCCTCAACCTGCTCTCCAATGCCTTCAAGTTCACCTTCGAGGGCGGCATCACGGTGAGGCTCCGGCCAGACGACGGCCGGGCCGTGCTCGAAGTGGAGGACACGGGCACGGGCATCCCCGCCGAGGCCCTGCCCCACCTCTTCGAGCGCTTCTATCGGGTGGAAGGGGCGCGCAGCCGAACCCAGGAGGGCAGTGGCATCGGGCTCGCGCTGGTGCAGGAGCTGGTGAAGCTGCACGGCGGCACCCTCTCCGTGGCGAGCACCCCGGGCCAGGGCACGCGCTTCACGGTGATGCTCCCCACCGGCCGCGCGCACCTGCCCGCGGAGCGCATCGGCGACACCCCGGCCCCACGCTCGAGCGACTCCAGCGCCGCGCCCTTCGTGGACGAGGCCCTGCGCGGGCTGCCCCGCCCGCGGACGCCGCCCGCCGAGGAAACCGCGGGCCAGGGCCGCATCCTGCTGGTCGACGACACGCCGGACATGCGCGGGTACGTGTCCGGGTTGCTGCTCGGCGCGGGCCACACCGTGGAGACCGTCTCGGATGGGCTCCAGGCGCTCGCGGCCGTGCGGGAGCGTCGGCCGGATCTCATCCTCACGGACGCGATGATGCCCGGGCTCGATGGCTTCGGCCTGCTGCGCGAGCTGCGCGCGAGCGAGCGCACCCGCACGCTGCCCGTCATCCTGCTCTCGGCGCGCGCGGGCGAGGAGTCGCGCGTGGAGGGCCTGAGCCAGGGCGCGGACGACTACCTGGTGAAGCCCTTCAGCGCGCGCGAGCTGCTCACGCGCGTGCGCACGCAGCTCGAGCTGTCTCGGCTGCGCGCCACCTTGAAGAGCGAGAAGTTCCGCGCGTTCGTCCTCAACGTCCCCGGCGCCGTGTACGAGTGCCAGCCCGAATCTCCCTGGCGCTTCAGCTTCATGAGCGAGCCGGTGCTCGCCCTCACGGGTCATTCCGCCTCCGAGTTCCTCGCGGGGCTGACCTGGGCGCCCCTCGTCCACCCCGAGGATCTCTCCTCCGTGGAGACGCGGATCGCCCAGGCGGTGGAGCAACACGAACCCTACGAACTGGAGTACCGCCTGCGCCACGCGGACGGAACCACGCGCTGGGTCTCGGAGGTCGGGCGGGCCGTCTACGACGAGGCCGGCCAGGCCTATTGCCTCGAGGGCATCATCTTCGACATCACCGAGCGCAAGGCGGCCGAGGAGTCCCTCCAGCACTACCAGCGGCAGTTGACCCGCACCCTCGCGGAGAACGCCACCTCGGCCCTGTACATGACGGATGGCGAGAGCCGCTGCACCTATATGAACCCCGCGGCCGAGCGGATGACGGGTCACGTCTTCGCCGACGTCCAGGGCCAGCGGCTCCATGACTTCATCCACCCGTCCCAGCCAGGGGCGGCGGTCTGCACCGGCACCTGTGCCCTCGAGCGGTTGCTCACCGGACCGGGAACCCGGGGCGGCACGCACGAGGATCTCTTCGTGCGCACGTCGGGAACCGCCCTGCCCGTGGCCGTGGCGGCGAGCCCCCTGCTGCGCGAGGGCCAGCGCGTGGGCACCGTGCTCGAGGCGAGGGATCTCACCGGGCAGAAGCGGGCCGAGGCGGCGTTGCTGGAGGCCCAGCACCGCAAGGATGAATTCCTGGCGATGCTCGCCCACGAGCTGCGCAACCCCATGGCGCCCATACGCGCCGCGCTCAAGCTGATCGCCGCCCGCGCCGCCCTCGATGACAAGGGACGCCACGCCATCGAGATCATCGAGCGGCAGACGACGAACCTCGCGCGGCTCGTGGACGATCTGCTCGATGTGTCGCGCATCACCCGGGGACACATCGAGCTGCGCAAGACGCTCGTGGAACTGCCCGCCATCATCGAGAGCGCCCTGCAATCCGTGCAGCCCCTGCTCGACGAGCGGCGCCACGAGGTGAGCGTCACCCTGCCCCGCAAGCCCCCGCGCACCTTCGGGGATGCCATCCGGCTCGAGCAGATCGTCGTCAACCTGCTCACCAACGCCGCCAAGTACACCGAGCCCGGGGGCACCCTGCGCGTGGGCCTGGAGCGCGCGGGCGCCGAAGCGGAGATCCGCGTGAAGGACACGGGCATCGGCATCTCTCCGGAGATGCTCGGCCGCGTGTTCAACCTCTTCGAACAGGCCGAGCGCCCCCTCGATCGCTCCCAGGGAGGATTGGGCATCGGGCTCACGATGGTGAAGAACCTCGTCGAGATGCACGGAGGCACCATCGAGGCCAGGAGCGAGGGGCTCGGTCAGGGCAGCGAGTTCATCGTCCGGCTGCCGCTCGCCGAGGAGCCCAGCGCGCCGCGACCCGCCCCAGACACGCGGGTGGATCCCCCGCCCTCGAGCGCCCGGCGCATCCTCGTGGTGGACGACAACCTGGATGCCGCCGACACCCTCGCCGAGCTGCTACAGACCTGGGAGCACACCGTCTGGCAGGCCCACGACGGGCTCGCGGCGCTCCAGGCCGTGGAAGAGCATCGCCCGGACATCGTCCTGCTCGACATCGGACTGCCGGGAATGGATGGCTACGAGGTGGCGCGCCGGCTGCGCTCGGGGCCGCTCGGCCAGCAACTCACCCTCGTGGCGCTCACCGGCTATGGCCAGGCGAGCGATCGCCACCGCGCGTTGGAGGCGGGGTTCGATCAGCACTTCGTCAAACCCGTGGACATCGACGGGCTGCAGAAGTTCATCGAACAGCGGCCGGCCCGCGGTGCGCGGTAG
- the ftsA gene encoding cell division protein FtsA: MAKQKSGEIIVGLDIGTTKICAIVGELTDSGIDIIGIGTHPSKGLRKGVVVNIEATVSSIRRAVEEAELMAGAEISHVYTGIAGGHIKGFNSQGIVAVKDKEVREADIARVIDAAKAVAIPLDREVIHVLPQEFIIDDQGGIKEPLGMAGVRLEAKVHIVTGAVSSAQNIVKCANRTGLNVADIVLQPLASAEAVLGEDEKELGVCLVDIGGGTTDIAIFSGGSIVHTAVIALGGNNLTSDIAIGLRTPAHEAERIKQKFGCALASLVDKDETIEVPSVGGRQPRVLGRQILCEILEPRVEEIFQLVHREIQKCGYEDLLASGVVITGGSTLLAGMPELAEEVIGLPVRRGMPRGIGGLVDVVKSPMYATGVGLVVYGARHLDRKMFRIRDENVYKKVKGRMREWLEDIF, from the coding sequence ATGGCGAAGCAGAAGTCCGGGGAGATCATCGTCGGCCTCGACATCGGCACGACGAAGATCTGCGCGATTGTCGGGGAGCTGACCGACAGCGGGATCGACATCATCGGCATCGGCACGCACCCGTCGAAGGGTCTGCGCAAGGGCGTGGTGGTCAACATCGAGGCGACCGTGTCCTCCATCCGCCGGGCGGTGGAGGAGGCCGAGCTGATGGCCGGCGCGGAGATCTCCCATGTGTACACGGGCATCGCCGGTGGCCACATCAAGGGCTTCAACTCGCAGGGCATCGTCGCGGTGAAGGACAAGGAGGTGCGCGAGGCGGACATCGCGCGCGTCATCGACGCCGCCAAGGCCGTGGCCATCCCGCTCGACCGCGAGGTCATCCACGTGCTGCCCCAGGAGTTCATCATCGATGACCAGGGTGGCATCAAGGAGCCCCTGGGCATGGCGGGCGTGCGGCTGGAGGCCAAGGTGCACATCGTCACCGGCGCCGTGTCCAGCGCGCAGAACATCGTCAAGTGCGCCAACCGCACGGGCCTCAACGTGGCGGACATCGTCCTGCAGCCGCTCGCCTCGGCCGAGGCGGTGCTGGGCGAGGACGAGAAGGAGCTGGGCGTGTGCCTCGTCGACATCGGCGGGGGCACCACCGACATCGCCATCTTCTCCGGCGGCTCCATCGTGCACACCGCCGTCATCGCCCTGGGTGGCAACAACCTGACGAGCGACATCGCCATCGGCCTGCGCACCCCGGCCCACGAGGCCGAGCGCATCAAGCAGAAGTTCGGCTGCGCCCTGGCCTCGCTCGTGGACAAGGACGAGACCATCGAGGTGCCCAGCGTGGGCGGCCGTCAGCCGCGCGTGCTCGGCCGGCAGATCCTCTGTGAAATCCTGGAGCCGCGCGTGGAGGAGATCTTCCAGCTCGTGCACCGGGAGATCCAGAAGTGCGGCTACGAGGATCTGCTCGCCTCGGGCGTGGTCATCACCGGTGGCTCCACGCTGCTGGCGGGCATGCCGGAGCTGGCCGAGGAGGTCATCGGGCTGCCGGTGCGCCGGGGCATGCCGCGCGGCATCGGCGGGCTGGTGGACGTGGTGAAGAGCCCCATGTACGCCACCGGCGTGGGCCTGGTCGTCTATGGCGCCCGGCACCTGGACCGGAAGATGTTCCGCATCCGCGACGAGAACGTCTACAAGAAGGTCAAGGGCCGCATGCGCGAGTGGCTCGAGGACATCTTCTAG
- a CDS encoding cell division protein FtsQ/DivIB encodes MAFGKSKNRRHQDVAQKKAAMAGAVRAHGPGLLKAIVLTGLTCALLWGGIELRRWALTSPFFLLKETSFSGLHRAHPGELLKLSGLTVGQNLWTLDVDSLERAMATHPWVRDVAVRRHFPASVSVEVSEHAPVALVVLNDLYLLNEEGKPFKRLQPEDGLDLPLVTGVDREAYLADEAKAHESLLEALAMVAAYTSARPGKSERLSEVRVADDGLVLVLSDGTQVRMGEGAMEEKLQRLARVREGLKGKGLSAEVIHLDNRARPGWVAVKISSPVSERNGTSAQ; translated from the coding sequence ATGGCATTCGGCAAGAGCAAGAACCGGCGTCATCAGGACGTCGCCCAGAAGAAGGCGGCCATGGCGGGAGCCGTGCGCGCGCATGGACCTGGGTTGCTCAAGGCCATTGTCCTCACCGGTCTGACATGCGCCCTGCTCTGGGGCGGCATCGAGCTGCGGCGCTGGGCGCTCACCTCGCCCTTCTTCCTGCTCAAGGAGACGTCCTTCAGCGGGTTGCACCGGGCGCACCCGGGCGAGCTGCTCAAGCTGTCCGGGCTCACGGTGGGGCAGAACCTGTGGACCCTGGACGTGGACTCGCTCGAGCGCGCCATGGCCACCCACCCCTGGGTGCGCGACGTGGCGGTGCGGCGTCACTTCCCCGCCAGCGTGTCCGTGGAAGTTTCCGAGCACGCGCCGGTGGCGCTGGTGGTGCTCAACGATCTGTACCTCCTCAACGAGGAGGGCAAGCCCTTCAAGCGGCTGCAGCCCGAGGACGGGTTGGACCTGCCGCTCGTCACCGGGGTGGACCGGGAGGCCTACCTCGCCGACGAGGCGAAGGCGCACGAGAGCCTGCTCGAGGCCCTGGCCATGGTGGCGGCGTACACGTCCGCGCGCCCCGGCAAGAGCGAGCGCCTGAGCGAGGTGCGCGTGGCGGACGACGGGCTGGTGTTGGTGTTGTCGGATGGAACGCAGGTGCGGATGGGGGAGGGGGCGATGGAGGAGAAGCTCCAGCGGCTCGCGCGGGTGCGCGAGGGGCTCAAGGGCAAGGGGCTGTCCGCGGAGGTCATCCACCTGGACAACCGGGCGCGGCCCGGCTGGGTGGCGGTCAAGATTTCGAGTCCCGTGTCCGAGAGGAACGGGACGTCGGCGCAGTAG
- a CDS encoding D-alanine--D-alanine ligase — MSTLSKDELKRKRVGVLLGGLSSEREVSLRSGAAVAKALRGLGYDVVEIDVGRDLPARLVAEKVEVAFIALHGRYGEDGCVQGLLECMFIPYTGSGVMASSLGMDKVFAKQVFIAHGIPTPPYRSFTSRDAALAAVDSLPFSLPVVVKPSREGSSVGVHLCKTREAYLAAVEDVSQRAGSILVEQFIKGREVQGGVLDDQALGVIEVVAAREFYDYEAKYKSGGTTQYLFPAPLPPEQYARVNEVCLGAHRALGCSGGSRSDVILTPSGDVFLLETNTLPGMTESSLLPKIAAGNGIDFPSLCERLLQGASVKA; from the coding sequence ATGAGCACCCTGTCCAAGGATGAGCTGAAGCGGAAGCGGGTCGGTGTGTTGCTCGGGGGCCTGTCCTCCGAGCGCGAGGTGTCGCTGCGCTCCGGGGCCGCGGTGGCCAAGGCCCTGCGGGGGCTGGGCTACGACGTGGTGGAGATCGACGTGGGCCGCGACCTGCCCGCGCGGCTGGTGGCGGAGAAGGTGGAGGTGGCCTTCATCGCCCTCCATGGCCGCTATGGCGAGGACGGCTGCGTGCAGGGCCTGCTCGAGTGCATGTTCATCCCGTACACGGGCAGCGGCGTCATGGCCTCGTCCCTGGGCATGGACAAGGTCTTCGCCAAGCAGGTCTTCATCGCCCACGGCATCCCCACGCCCCCCTACCGCTCCTTCACCTCGAGGGACGCGGCGCTCGCCGCCGTGGACTCGCTGCCCTTCTCCCTGCCCGTCGTCGTCAAGCCGTCGCGCGAGGGCAGCAGCGTGGGCGTGCACCTGTGCAAGACGCGCGAGGCGTACCTGGCCGCCGTGGAGGACGTCTCCCAGCGCGCCGGCTCCATCCTGGTGGAGCAGTTCATCAAGGGCCGCGAGGTGCAGGGCGGCGTCCTGGATGACCAGGCCCTGGGCGTCATCGAGGTGGTGGCCGCGCGGGAGTTCTACGACTACGAGGCCAAGTACAAGTCCGGGGGCACCACCCAGTACCTCTTCCCCGCCCCCCTTCCGCCCGAGCAGTATGCCCGGGTGAACGAGGTGTGCCTCGGCGCCCATCGCGCCCTGGGCTGTAGTGGCGGCTCCCGTTCGGACGTCATCCTGACGCCCTCGGGGGACGTCTTCCTGCTGGAGACCAACACGCTGCCGGGAATGACCGAGTCCAGCCTGCTGCCGAAGATCGCCGCGGGCAATGGCATCGACTTCCCCTCGCTGTGTGAGCGGCTGTTGCAAGGGGCCTCTGTCAAGGCCTGA